The Carassius auratus strain Wakin chromosome 5, ASM336829v1, whole genome shotgun sequence genome includes a window with the following:
- the LOC113070131 gene encoding methyl-CpG-binding domain protein 2-like — protein MIMERKRTDCPALPPGWKKEEVIRKSGLSAGKSDVYYYSPTGKKFRSKPQLSRYLGNSVDLGCFDFRTGKMMPSKMQKNKQRLRSDILGLSKGKPDLNTALPIRQTASIFKQPVTKVVNHPNNKVKTDPQRATEQPRQLFWEKRLKGLRSWDVSEEVLRTMDLPKGLQSLGPDSTEETLLSAIASALHMSSVPIMGQTSSAAEKNPAIWLNTSQPLCKAFTITDDDIREQELKVHQARRSLEDALMADGLARASESTRDMEGRAA, from the exons ATGATCATGGAGAGGAAGAGGACGGATTGCCCTGCTCTTCCACCCGGCTGGAAGAAGGAAGAAGTGATCCGGAAGTCCGGGCTGAGCGCTGGGAAGAGTGATGTCTATTACTACAG tCCCACAGGAAAGAAGTTCCGCAGTAAACCTCAGTTATCCCGTTACCTCGGGAACTCGGTGGATCTGGGATGTTTCGACTTCCGCACGGGCAAAATGATGCCCAGCAAGATGCAGAAGAACAAGCAGAGACTGCGCAGCGACATCCTCGGCCTGAGCAAG GGGAAGCCGGATCTGAACACAGCGCTGCCCATCAGACAGACAGCCTCCATCTTCAAGCAGCCGGTCACTAAAGTGGTCAATCATCCCAACAACAAAGTGAAGACAGACCCCCAGAGAGCCACGGAGCAGCCCAGACAG ctgttcTGGGAGAAGCGGCTGAAGGGTCTGCGGTCGTGGGACGTGTCGGAGGAAGTGCTCAGGACGATGGATCTGCCCAAGGGTTTACAGA GTTTGGGGCCGGACTCGACGGAAGAGACGCTCCTGTCGGCCATCGCTAGCGCTCTGCACATGAGCTCGGTGCCCATCATGGGTCAGACATCCTCAGCGGCCGAGAAGAACCCGGCCATATGGCTGAACACATCACAGCCGCTCTGCAAGGCCTTCACCATCACAGACGACGACATACG ggAGCAGGAGCTGAAGGTCCATCAGGCCCGGCGCAGTCTGGAAGACGCTCTGATGGCCGACGGTTTGGCGCGAGCCTCCGAATCCACCCGAGACATGGAGGGCAGAGCGGCGTGA